A genomic stretch from Coffea arabica cultivar ET-39 chromosome 10c, Coffea Arabica ET-39 HiFi, whole genome shotgun sequence includes:
- the LOC140015986 gene encoding uncharacterized protein, whose product MKALVWNCQGVGSTLTIPHLREVSNLLSPSMLFLSETKNRSKYMDRVRQKLNFDSSCVVESMNRSGGMALMWKEEVKIKEIIKTAFTIEAHVEDREAKTTWWFVGIYASCDNLIRKSQWKVVEARKKLWGEKWIIAGDFNDILSNEEKWGGRWREEKSFTDFNNFINDNQLIDIGFEGNPWTWSNNWEDEGEVRERLDRGLCSINWSLAFDKAKCKHVDTFASDHSMLMIDTNPDTRKRKKRFYFDKRWLKKEGIQDVIRKAWEKDYEGSRMFRVKCKIRNCRVEILKWKNNSNCNAKKKIIQIKSQLEKLQSSTQSGNRKETVFLKEQLKEAYKEEELYCHQKVRINWIKEGDKNTNFFHAQVKERRRRNRMLNLQKEDGSWTENEHELEKEVADYYRQLFTSSWNGSSEEILRGIPSTITASMNEQLARGVDEEEIRTTIFSMSPDTTPGMDGPPIFFLEILVYY is encoded by the coding sequence ATGAAGGCTCTGGTGTGGAATTGCCAAGGTGTTGGGAGCACCTTGACAATTCCCCATCTGAGGGAGGTTTCCAACCTTCTCTCCCCAAGTATGCTGTTTTTGAGTGAAACTAAAAATAGGAGTAAATATATGGACCGAGTGAGACAAAAGCTGAATTTCGACAGTAGTTGTGTAGTGGAATCTATGAATAGATCTGGGGGCATGGCCCTGATGTGGAAAGAGgaagtaaaaataaaagagataatCAAAACGGCCTTTACTATAGAAGCTCATGTGGAAGACAGGGAGGCAAAGACTACATGGTGGTTCGTTGGAATATATGCAAGCTGTGACAACCTGATCAGGAAGAGTCAGTGGAAGGTAGTGGAAGCAAGGAAAAAACTGTGGGGAGAAAAATGGATAATAGCTGGGGACTTTAATGACATTCTATCAAATGAGGAGAAGTGGGGAGGCAGATGGAGAGAAGAGAAGAGTTTCACAGATTTTAACAACTTTATAAATGATAACCAATTGATTGACATTGGATTTGAGGGGAACCCCTGGACATGGAGTAACAATTGGGAGGATGAAGGGGAAGTCAGAGAAAGACTCGACAGGGGCCTGTGTAGCATAAACTGGTCACTTGCGTTTGATAAAGCCAAGTGCAAACATGTTGACACTTTTGCTTCTGACCACAGCATGTTAATGATAGATACTAATCCGGATACTaggaagaggaaaaaaaggTTTTATTTTGACAAAAGATGGCTCAAGAAAGAAGGGATCCAGGATGTGATTAGAAAAGCATGGGAAAAAGATTATGAGGGGTCCAGAATGTTTAGGGTCAAATGCAAAATCAGAAACTGCAGAGTTGAGATATTAAAATGGAAGAATAACTCCAACTGCAATGCTAAAAAGAAGATCATTCAGATCAAAAGTCAGCTGGAGAAGCTTCAGTCTAGCACTCAGTCGGGCAACAGAAAAGAGACAGTGTTCCTAAAAGAGCAATTGAAGGAGGCCTACAAGGAGGAGGAATTGTACTGTCACCAAAAAGTTCGAATAAACTGGATAAAGGAGGGGGATAAGAATACTAATTTCTTCCATGCTCAAGTCAAGGAAAGGAGAAGGAGAAACAGAATGTTGAATCTGCAAAAGGAAGATGGATCTTGGACTGAGAATGAGCATGAGTTAGAGAAAGAAGTGGCAGATTACTACAGGCAGCTTTTTACTAGTAGTTGGAATGGCAGCTCAGAGGAGATCCTTAGAGGTATTCCATCCACCATCACGGCTAGCATGAATGAGCAACTGGCTAGAGGTGTTGATGAAGAAGAAATCAGAACAACTATTTTCTCTATGTCTCCTGATACAACTCCTGGGATGGATGGTCCCCCCattttttttctagaaattcTGGTTTATTATTAA
- the LOC113715147 gene encoding protein transport protein SEC24 C, which yields MASPGGPRPGNVPPNYNPNYLADNMQNLQINRPNQPPSTAGMNANAPRHPAPFGQQPPPFAGGPPVSRPGPPPAGVLPRGQPPAGGPPQSTLPSNVGLNRPTGPPPMSQPPPPFASRPPPPGYVPPIAGSTVPPPSGAVPPPGQGPLPGPLTSGPTFPPSSTAGLMSNGPPAFGSGPVQAGPRAPPASTAPRFPMAGPPQTMYSSALQPPSMSSPFGSPPATASGGMAQSARPFLSEQPSVPPPFGSSPFAQQGQVMPPPSGSAMHGWQMQHGQVAPPPSVPGSVQPPRMYGMPPPAGPVLGQSMAHTGAAVSGQSKIDPNQIPRPIPSSSVILHETRQNNQANPPPPATSDYIVRDTGNCSPRYMRCTINQVPCTVDLLNTSAMQMALLVQPMALPHPSEEPIQIVDFGEAGPVRCSHCKAYINPFMKFIDQGRRYICNLCGATNETPREYQCNLGPDGRRRDADERPELCRGTVEFVATKEFTVRDPMPAVYFFLIDVSMNSIQTGATEAACSAISQVIADLPEGPRTMVGIATFDSTIHFYNLKRALQQPLMLIVPDVQDVYTPLESDVVVQLSECRQHLELLLESIPTMFQNNRTSDSAFGAAVKAAFLAIKSTGGKLLVFQSVLPSVGIGALSAREAEGRTNISAGEKEAHKLLQPVDKTLKTMAIEFAEYQVSVDLFITTQSYMDIASISVIPRTTGGQVYYYYPFSALSDPAKLANDLRWNITRPQGFEAVMRVRCSLGLQVQDYSGNFCKHIPTDVDLPAIDCDKTIMVTLKHDDKLQDGSECAFQSALLYTTVYGQRRIRISTLSLPCTNMLSNLFRSADLDTQFGCMLKQAANEVPSTPLVQVREQVTNLCINILHSYRKFCATVTSPGQLILPEALKLLPLYTLALIKSVGLRTDARVDDRSFWINYVAPLSVLLAIPLVYPRMIAIHDLGSKDSGEDLIPPSIPLSSEHINDNGIYLLENGEDCLIYVGSNVDQDVMRQLLGFSSIDEVPTQFVLQQYDNPLSKKLNEVMNEIRRQRCSYLRLRLCKKGDSSGMLFFSYMVEDKIQSGLSYVEFLVHVHRQIQNVFLPLPH from the exons ATGGCATCTCCAGGGGGGCCTAGGCCAGGGAATGTGCCACCAAATTACAACCCTAATTATTTGGCTGATAATATGCAGAATTTACAAATCAATAGGCCGAACCAACCCCCTAGCACTGCAGGTATGAATGCTAATGCCCCAAGACATCCTGCTCCATTTGGCCAACAGCCCCCACCTTTTGCAGGGGGGCCACCAGTATCCCGTCCTGGTCCACCCCCTGCCGGTGTCCTTCCAAGAGGTCAACCGCCTGCTGGTGGGCCCCCACAATCTACATTGCCTTCAAATGTTGGTCTTAATAGACCCACCGGTCCTCCTCCTATGAGTCAGCCTCCTCCGCCTTTTGCTTCGAGGCCTCCACCTCCCGGCTATGTTCCTCCAATTGCTGGCTCAACTGTTCCTCCACCTTCTGGTGCTGTTCCACCTCCAGGCCAGGGCCCCCTTCCTGGGCCCCTAACATCAGGTCCTACTTTTCCTCCCTCGAGCACTGCTGGCCTGATGAGCAATGGACCACCTGCATTTGGGTCTGGACCAGTGCAGGCTGGACCTCGTGCACCACCTGCTAGTACTGCACCTCGATTTCCAATGGCAGGTCCACCGCAAACAATGTATTCCTCTGCTCTGCAGCCTCCAAGCATGAGTTCACCGTTTGGAAGTCCGCCTGCTACTGCATCAGGTGGTATGGCACAATCAGCCCGTCCATTTCTGTCAGAACAACCAAGCGTCCCACCTCCTTTTGGTTCCTCACCATTTGCGCAACAAGGTCAAGTGATGCCACCGCCTTCTGGCTCGGCCATGCATGGATGGCAGATGCAACATGGGCAG GTGGCCCCACCTCCGTCAGTTCCTGGTTCAGTGCAACCACCTAGAATGTATGGAATGCCACCACCAGCTGGTCCAGTTCTTGGCCAATCAATGGCTCATACTGGCGCTGCTGTATCTGGCCAATCCAAAATTGACCCTAATCAAATTCCGCGTCCAATTCCTAGTTCGTCAGTGATTCTGCATGAAACTCGTCAAAACAATCAAGCAAACCCTCCCCCG CCTGCAACAAGTGACTACATTGTTCGGGACACTGGCAATTGCAGTCCCCGCTACATGAGGTGTACTATTAACCAG GTCCCTTGTACTGTTGACCTTTTGAATACATCTGCAATGCAGATGGCTTTGCTGGTGCAGCCCATGGCCCTCCCTCATCCTTCTGAGGAGCCAATCCAG ATTGTTGATTTTGGCGAAGCTGGTCCTGTTCGTTGTTCTCATTGCAAAGCTTACATTAATCCTTTCATGAAATTTATAGATCAGGGAAGGCGTTACATCTGCAATTTGTGTG GAGCTACAAATGAGACTCCTCGTGAATATCAATGCAATTTAGGTCCTGATGGTAGGCGTAGAGATGCTGATGAAAGACCTGAGCTTTGCAGAGGAACAGTTGAATTTGTTGCAACTAAGGAATTTACT GTGAGGGATCCAATGCCTGCTGTATATTTCTTTCTCATTGATGTATCAATGAACTCAATACAGACTGGTGCCACTGAAGCAGCTTGTAGTGCAATTAGCCAAGTTATTGCTGATCTTCCT GAGGGACCTCGTACAATGGTGGGAATCGCTACATTTGATTCTACCATCCACTTCTACAATCTAAAACGTGCATTACAGCAG CCATTGATGCTCATAGTCCCTGATGTGCAAGATGTATATACTCCTCTTGAGAGTGATGTTGTTGTTCAACTCTCTGAG TGTCGTCAACATCTTGAGCTGTTACTGGAGAGTATCCCGACAATGTTTCAGAATAATAGAACTTCTGATTCCGCTTTTGGTGCTGCAGTCAAG GCAGCATTTTTGGCAATCAAGAGTACTGGAGGCAAACTTCTTGTATTTCAATCAG TTTTGCCATCTGTTGGCATTGGAGCCCTTTCAGCTAGAGAGGCAGAAGGAAGGACTAATATATCAGCAGGGGAGAAG GAGGCTCACAAGTTGCTCCAGCCTGTGGATAAAACTCTGAAAACCATGGCTATTGAATTTGCTGAGTACCAA GTCTCTGTTGATTTATTTATTACAACTCAATCATACATGGACATTGCTTCTATATCAGTTATCCCAAGAACTACAGGAGGACAG GTGTACTATTATTACccattttctgcactttctgatCCGGCTAAGCTTGCAAACGATCTCCGGTGGAATATTACAAGGCCACAAGGCTTTGAGGCTGTAATGCGTGTTAGATGCAGCCTG GGTCTCCAAGTCCAGGATTATTCTGGAAATTTCTGTAAACATATTCCTACAGATGTTGATCTACCTGCG ATTGATTGTGACAAAACAATCATGGTAACTTTAAAACATGATGACAAATTGCAGGATGGCTCTGAATGTGCTTTTCAG tcTGCTCTTCTATACACAACTGTATATGGTCAAAGAAGAATCCGTATTTCAACTTTGTCTCTGCCATGTACAAACATGTTGAGCAATCTGTTCCGCTCAGCAGACTTGGATACACAATTTGGTTGTATGTTGAAGCAAG CGGCTAATGAAGTTCCTTCTACTCCACTTGTGCAAGTAAGAGAGCAAGTAACAAACCTTTGTATCAACATTCTGCACTCATACCGTAAATTCTGTGCCACAGTAACATCTCCTGGACAGCTCATTCTCCCTGAGGCACTTAAATTATTGCCTCTGTATACGCTTG CATTGATCAAAAGCGTGGGGTTAAGAACTGATGCTCGTGTAGATGATAGATCCTTTTGGATAAATTATGTTGCCCCTCTTTCTGTTCTTCTGGCAATCCCTCTGGTTTATCCACGGATGATAGCTATTCATGATCTTGGCTCAAAG GATTCGGGAGAGGATCTGATTCCTCCTTCTATTCCACTTTCCAGTGAGCATATTAATGACAATGGAATCTATCTTCTTGAGAATGGTGAGGATTGCTTGATTTACGTTGGATCCAACGTTGATCAAGATGTTATGCGACAACTTTTAGGCTTCTCATCCATTGATGAAGTTCCTACTCAG TTTGTACTGCAGCAGTATGACAATCCGTTGTCAAAGAAGTTAAATGAAGTAATGAATGAGATAAGGCGCCAAAGGTGTTCCTATCTCCG CTTGAGGTTATGCAAGAAAGGTGACTCATCAG GAATGTTGTTCTTCTCCTACATGGTAGAAGACAAGATCCAGAGTGGCCTGTCATACGTTGAGTTTCTAGTACATGTCCATCGGCAGATACAAA ATGTGTTTTTGCCATTACCTCATTGA